A single window of Nicotiana tomentosiformis chromosome 1, ASM39032v3, whole genome shotgun sequence DNA harbors:
- the LOC138908879 gene encoding uncharacterized protein encodes MDELVGNLKTYEMKKKKDTERREPKKDKNMVLKAENNDLSEKDSEMEYLTRRFQKMVQRNGGIPKRGSSSKPKIYDLCHKCGKPGHFIKDYPLLKQEHFKHNSDKAAKRNPVPDKRFKKKNVANIVVKQALAACGDSYSESEEENDAGDSSMMAVESEANDYDSIFALMAQSDDDEDDDNDELGDVEQTRDDLVVCVVDLKETKENLKNEKEVLIEKIASVEHKRDYLIVVDLKETIENFSKEKNAFVEKVSITEQERDDILVAIVDLEETIEGLKAQYRPRYFEKGMEVASEAHIKLQNELNNVKTSLCAELEKNRQLQAELEKVKNDLEKSLKWTWSSDAITAIYFNNGGNRKIAKPESSLFRKTKFLLKRDPNLFGFLNLTFDLSMQGTMKGSSQQWIMDNEYSKHMTGNAMDFLSLKALQ; translated from the exons ATGGACGAGCTAGTTGGGAATCTGAAAACCTacgagatgaagaaaaagaaggacacTGAAAGAAGAGAACCAAAGAAGGATAAGAACATGGTACTCAAAGCTGAAAACAATGATTTGAGTGAAAAGGATAGTGAGATGGAATACCTTACCAGAAGGTTTCAGAAAATGGTTCAAAGAAATGGAGGTATACCAAAGAGAGGCAGTTCCAGCAAACCAAAGATTTATGACCTCTGTCATAAGTGTGGAAAGCCAGGGCATTTCATCAAGGACTATCCTCTTCTGAAGCAAGAGCATTTCAAGCACAACTCTGATAAAGcagccaagaggaacccggttcctgacaAACGCTTCAAAAAGAAAAACGTAGCTAACATTGTTGTGAAGCAAGCTCTTGCAGCATGTGGAGACTCCTACAGTGAatcagaagaagaaaatgatgcagGTGATAGTTCCATGATGGCAGTTGAAAGTGAAGCAAATGATTATGACTCAATATTTGCTTTGATGGCTCAGTCAGacgatgatgaagatgatgacaatgatgag TTAGGAGATGTTGAGCAGACTAGAGATGACTTGGTGGTTTGTGTAGTTGACCTGAAGGAAACTAAAGAAAATCTAAAAAATGAGAAGGAGGTTCTAATTGAGAAAATTGCTAGTGTAGAACATAAAAGAGATTATTTAATTGTAGTTGACTTGAAAGAAACCATAGAAAACTTTAGTAAAGAAAAGAATGCCTTTGTGGAGAAAGTTTCCATTACTGAGCAAGAAAGAGATGATATCTTAGTGGCAATCGTAGACCTAGAGGAAACAATTGAGGGACTTAAAGCACAATATAGGCCTAGATATTTTGAAAAAGGGATGGAAGTAGCTAGTGAGGCACATATTAAACTTCAAAATGAGCTGAATAATGTGAAAACTAGTCTGTGTGCTGAGCTTGAGAAAAATAGGCAGCTTCAAGCAGAATTGGAGAAAGTAAAAAATGATCTTGAGAAATCTcttaagtggacctggtcctcagATGCTATTACTGCCATATACTTTAATAATGGTGGAAACAG GAAAATTGCCAAGCCAGAGTCTAGTCTGTTcagaaaaacaaagtttttgCTGAAAAG ggaccctAACTTATTTGGGTTCCTAAATCTAACCTTTGATTTATCTATGCAGGGAACAATGAAAGGAAGCAGTCAACAATGGATTATGGACAATGAATACTCTAAGCATATGACTGGGAATGCCATGGACTTCCTTTCACTAAAAGCCCTGCAATGA